Proteins found in one Magnolia sinica isolate HGM2019 chromosome 5, MsV1, whole genome shotgun sequence genomic segment:
- the LOC131247258 gene encoding MDIS1-interacting receptor like kinase 2-like — MEVKKSALSFVSFIIWVILLSCNLSSSSSSPPSKSEANALLQWKSTFQTQSLHSWSLPNATNTVPRIPCKWLGIACNHARRVTEINLPNAGLQGNLDNFSFSSFPFLTRLDLSGNSFLGTIPRHIGTLTNLAFLNLSMNDFSGTLPPSIANLSQITVIDISNNTVSGELSPYFFANWTRLTSLQLQNNQLSGRIPSEISLLENLHLLDFSGNKITGSIPWEIGSLENLVALSLSRNNLFGALPPSLGNLSNLRILSVSENQISSSIPPEIGNLKSLSVLSLRKNNLTGSIPTTLKNLTKLTKLLLKHNNIVSLIPLEIGNLMNLNVLELSANNLTGSIPSTLGNLTKLTHLSLSRNHISGSIPLSLGKLSNLIELLLYENQLSGPIPQEMANLGNLVGIGIGDNNFSGHLPNQLCRGGSLEKFAAYNNRFMGSIPESLRNCLSLTRVRLEGNQLSGDISKQFKECTNLGYVDLSNNGFFGELPSSWAECQNLTKLQISDNRITGSIPPQFGQLTKLGVLDLSSNYLGGEIPKELGGLISLFDLRLDNNRLSGVLPSEIGKLYDLTILDLSANNFSGPIPEQLGDCSKLLHLKLSKNHLNGSIPFQIGNLANVQDLLDLSHNSLTGEVPSQLRKLQKLENLNLSHNKLSGSIPSSFQEMLSLLTVDISYNDLEGPLPDTKVFREAAPEDFINNKGLCGESVQGLPPCNSSSVGKGSDGTTKDYRNVIFIVVPLAVAVFLLLGCCCIFYFLCRQRSTTVDNGVREMNSDLFSVWSYDGRIVYNDIIEATENFDDKYCIAVGGYGKIYKAELPTGQVVAIKKLHRVDGVELTDQRSFMNETRALTEIRHRNIVKLYGFCFHAQCMFLVYEYMERGSLTTVLSSEGSSMELDWVKRVNVVKAMAHALTYMHHDCTPPILHRDISSNNVLLNSDFEACVSDFGTARLLKPNSSNWTTPAGTYGYIAPELAYTMQVTEKCDVYSFGVVALEVVVGRHPGDLISNLSQSSAENMLLKSVLDQRLPSPTIKVSEEVVLTVALALACVRSSPQSRPTMQHVSRELSAPRVSLPVPFDQITLCDLMDLAI; from the exons ATGGAAGTCAAGAAATCAGCTCTCTCCTTCGTATCATTTATCATATGGGTCATCTTACTTTCATGCaatctatcatcatcatcatcatcaccaccatccaAATCAGAAGCCAATGCTCTCCTTCAATGGAAATCCACCTTCCAAACTCAATCTCTTCATTCATGGTCACTTCCAAATGCTACTAACACAGTCCCAAGAATTCCATGCAAATGGTTAGGAATTGCATGCAACCATGCAAGACGTGTAACCGAAATAAACCTACCGAATGCTGGCTTACAAGGTAATCTTGATAACTTCAGTTTCTCATCCTTTCCATTTCTAACCCGTCTTGATCTCAGTGGCAACTCATTCCTTGGAACCATCCCACGCCATATCGGTACTCTCACCAATCTTGCCTTTCTCAATTTATCTATGAATGATTTTTCTGGCACCTTACCTCCTTCAATTGCTAATCTCTCTCAAATTACAGTGATTGATATTTCCAACAATACAGTATCAGGTGAACTTTCTCCATATTTCTTTGCCAATTGGACCAGACTCACCTCCCTCCAACTCCAAaataatcaactcagtggaagaATTCCTTCCGAAATCAGCTTACTCGAGAATCTCCATCTATTGGACTTCTCGGGAAACAAGATAACCGGTTCAATACCTTGGGAGATAGGAAGTTTGGAAAATCTGGTTGCACTGAGTTTGAGTAGAAACAATCTCTTTGGTGCACTCCCTCCAtctttaggtaatttgagcaaTCTACGCATCTTGTCCGTCTCCGAAAACCAAATTTCCAGTTCCATCCCACCAGAAATaggaaacttgaaatctcttAGTGTCCTAAGCTTGCGAAAAAACAATCTTACCGGTTCGATCCCTACCACACTGAAGAATTTGACAAAGCTTACCAAATTGCTGCTCAAACACAATAATATTGTCAGTCTGATTCCACTAGAAATAGGAAATTTGATGAATTTGAATGTGTTAGAACTATCAGCTAATAATCTAACAGGCTCCATCCCTTCCACTCTCGGAAATTTAACAAAACTCACGCATTTATCCCTCTCCAGGAATCACATTTCTGGTTCAATCCCTCTTTCTTTAGGAAAATTGAGTAACCTAATCGAATTGCTTCTCTACGAAAATCAATTATCCGGTCCAATACCTCAAGAAATGGCAAACCTAGGAAATTTGGTAGGGATTGGCATTGGTGACAATAACTTCTCAGGGCATCTACCAAACCAGCTTTGCCGAGGCGGATCTCTTGAAAAATTCGCTGCGTACAACAACCGTTTCATGGGTTCGATCCCGGAAAGCTTGAGGAACTGTTTGAGCTTGACTAGGGTTCGGCTTGAAGGAAACCAACTCAGTGGAGACATATCCAAACAATTCAAAGAATGTACAAATCTAGGATATGTCGATTTGAGTAACAACGGATTCTTCGGTGAACTCCCGTCTAGTTGGGCTGAGTGCCAGAATTTAACAAAGCTACAAATCTCTGATAATAGGATTACCGGTAGCATACCGCCCCAGTTCGGTCAGTTGACTAAGCTTGGAGTATTGGATCTTTCTTCAAATTATCTAGGCGGTGAGATTCCAAAGGAGTTAGGTGGGTTGATTTCATTATTCGACCTGCGTTTAGATAATAACAGACTTTCTGGGGTTTTACCATCTGAAATTGGGAAGCTATACGACCTGACGATTCTTGATCTCTCAGCGAACAACTTCAGCGGACCGATACCGGAACAATTAGGCGATTGCTCCAAACTTCTGCATTTGAAATTGAGCAAAAACCATCTGAATGGAAGCATTCCATTTCAAATTGGTAATTTGGCAAATGTACAAGATTTGTTGGATCTTAGCCATAATTCCCTCACTGGAGAGGTGCCATCACAGCTCAGAAAACTGCAAAAGCTAGAGAACCTAAATCTTTCCCACAATAAGCTGTCAGGTTCCATTCCATCTTCCTTTCAAGAGATGCTGAGCTTGTTAACGGTGGATATATCGTATAATGATTTGGAAGGCCCGCTTCCTGATACTAAAGTGTTCCGAGAAGCTGCACCGGAAGATTTTATCAACAACAAAGGCTTATGTGGGGAATCAGTGCAAGGTTTGCCCCCCTGCAATTCATCTTCAGTAGGGAAAGGTTCAGATGGCACAACTAAAGATTACAGAAATGTGATTTTCATTGTGGTTCCTCTTGCGGTAGCAGTATTTCTTCTACTTGGATGTTGTtgcattttctattttctttgccGCCAGAGATCGACAACAGTTGATAATGGGGTGAGAGAAATGAATAGCGATCTCTTCTCGGTGTGGAGTTACGATGGGAGAATTGTGTACAATGACATCATTGAAGCGACTGAGAATTTCGATGACAAGTATTGCATTGCAGTTGGAGGATATGGGAAGATTTACAAGGCGGAGCTACCGACAGGTCAAGTAGTAGCCATAAAGAAGCTTCACCGTGTGGATGGGGTCGAGCTAACTGATCAGAGAAGCTTCATGAATGAGACGAGAGCATTAACAGAAATCCGGCATCGCAACATTGTGAAGCTTTATGGGTTTTGTTTCCATGCGCAATGTATGTTTTTGGTGTATGAGTATATGGAAAGGGGAAGCTTGACTACTGTGCTAAGCAGCGAAGGAAGCAGCATGGAATTGGACTGGGTTAAGAGGGTGAATGTGGTGAAAGCCATGGCACATGCCTTAACTTACATGCACCATGATTGCACCCCGCCCATTCTACACCGCGACATATCGAGTAACAATGTCTTGCTCAATTCTGATTTTGAGGCTTGTGTATCTGACTTCGGCACCGCCCGACTGTTGAAGCCCAATTCATCTAATTGGACCACTCCGGCTGGCACTTACGGGTATATCGCTCCAg AGCTTGCTTACACAATGCAGGTGACTGAAAAATGCGATGTGTATAGCTTTGGAGTTGTAGCATTGGAAGTGGTAGTGGGAAGGCATCCGGGGGATCTTATCTCCAATTTATCACAGTCAAGCGCCGAAAACATGCTTCTGAAGAGTGTATTAGACCAACGTCTCCCgtctcccaccatcaaagtttCAGAGGAAGTTGTTTTAACAGTAGCACTGGCACTTGCCTGTGTGCGTTCTAGTCCGCAATCAAGGCCCACCATGCAACATGTGTCGCGGGAGCTATCTGCTCCAAGGGTGTCTCTTCCGGTGCCATTCGACCAAATCACATTGTGTGATCTAATGGATCTCGCAATATGA